One genomic region from Lineus longissimus chromosome 6, tnLinLong1.2, whole genome shotgun sequence encodes:
- the LOC135489596 gene encoding ATP-dependent RNA helicase SUPV3L1, mitochondrial-like, which translates to MNVLGCRCAVKRTPRLCSRQIWTLNRYRILSSAIFRVHEAKTSALPLNSVNVIARHKSDEKDLSLLFQPLPFKAKDNPDDINVGAELTGQIRKENLLRLLNQFYRRKEVKKLAAENGLDNRLFHQAYISFRKFCVDAETLPVDLHVILSDILQEAGHVDDILPYFLRHAREIFPHLECMDDLKKISDLRLPANWYPEARAIERKIVFHAGPTNSGKTYHALQRYLVAKSGIYCGPLKLLATEVYHKSNQAGTPCDLVTGEERRYAADEENPSNHVACTVEMASSVTPYEVAVIDEIQMIKDPQRGWAWTRALLGLCAKEIHVCGEASAIDMVKELMLSTGDEVEVKKYKRLTRLTYLDRALENFDNVRPGDCFVCFSKNDIYHISRQLEKRGHTCAVIYGGLPPGTKLAQAQKFNDPDDPCKVMVATDAIGMGLNLSIKRIIFYSLVKPHLNEKGEKEMDLISTSQALQIGGRAGRFNTQFQDGEVTTFRSDDLQLLKDITSRLIEPIEQAGLHPTAEQIELFAFHLPKATLSNLIDIFVTLCELDNDKYFMCNVDDFKFLADVIEHVPLPLRARYVFCCSPIPKKQPFVCTMFLKFARQFSRGEPLTLDWLCRQVGWPVQAPLTIVDLVHLEGVFDVLDLYLWLSYRFMDMFPDAVHVRDMQQELDKIIQLGVFNITQLLKTSETNISNGPTDDEDDFEIKKRGRRSQRGRLPDTALDLDLNEKPKSLADRFKMAKAVKAAKMPTGKVTEELIKQGLLTPELVDKLQKEWSEQVDQDKSRNGDGNGSLSGGGLRKNPRRR; encoded by the exons ATGAATGTTCTAGGTTGTCGCTGTGCTGTCAAAAGAACTCCACGACTCTGCAGTCGTCAGATATGGACCTTAAATCGTTACAGAATTCTGTCATCTGCTATTTTCCGTGTGCATGAAGCCAAAACCAGTGCATTGCCTTTGAACTCTGTCAATGTCATTGCACGTCACAAATCGGACGAAAAGGATTTAAGTTTACTGTTTCAACCGTTGCCATTCAAGGCAAAGGATAACCCTGATGACATCAATGTTGGTGCTGAATTGACTGGACAGATTAGAAAAG AAAATCTTCTACGATTACTGAATCAGTTCTACAGAAGAAAAGAGGTGAAGAAATTAGCTGCTGAAAATGGCTTGGACA ATCGATTGTTCCATCAAGCTTACATCAGCTTTAGAAAGTTCTGTGTGGATGCTGAAACGCTGCCAGTGGATTTGCATGTGATACTGAGTGACATACTACAGGAGGCTGGGCACGTTGATGACATCTTGCCATACTTTCTCCGTCATGCAAGGGAAATATTTCCTCATCTTGAATGCATGGACGATCTGAAGAAAATCAGCGACCTGCGGCTTCCTGCGAATTG GTACCCAGAAGCCAGAGCCATTGAAAGAAAAATTGTGTTCCATGCAGGTCCAACTAACAGCGGCAAGACATACCATGCCTTGCAACGCTATTTGGTGGCTAAGTCTGGGATTTATTGTGGGCCCCTGAAACTCCTTGCGACAGAAGTATACCACAAGAGTAACCAAGCT GGAACTCCCTGTGATCTCGTGACTGGTGAAGAAAGAAGATATGCagctgatgaagaaaacccTTCAAATCATGTGGCATGTACTGTTGAGATGGCAAGTTCTGTCACACCAT ATGAAGTCGCTGTGATTGATGAGATACAGATGATCAAAGATCCTCAGAGAGGATGGGCGTGGACTAGAGCTCTACTAG GTCTTTGTGCCAAGGAAATTCATGTGTGTGGTGAGGCATCTGCAATAGACATGGTAAAGGAACTGATGCTATCTACCGGCGATGAAGTCGAGGTCAAAAAGTACAAGAGGTTGACTAGGTTGACATATTTGGACAGAGCTTTAG AAAACTTTGACAACGTCCGCCCGGGAGACTGTTTCGTCTGTTTTAGTAAGAATGATATCTACCATATAAGTCGACAGCTGGAGAAAAGGGGACATACTTGTGCTGTGATATATGGAGGCTTACCACCAG GTACTAAACTAGCCCAGGCACAGAAGTTCAATGACCCAGATGATCCTTGCAAGGTGATGGTAGCTACTGATGCGATAGGGATGGGATTAAATCT gagtatcaaaaggATCATCTTCTATTCTCTAGTCAAGCCACACTTGAATGAAAAAGGCGAGAAAGAAATGGATCTGATATCAACCTCACAAGCTCTACAGATAGGTGGTAGGGCTGGTCGGTTTAACACCCAGTTTCAGGATGGTGAGGTCACAACCTTCAGGTCGGATGACCTTCAGCTTCTTAAGGACATCACGAGTAGGCTGATAGAGCCTATTGAG CAAGCTGGTCTTCACCCCACTGCAGAACAAATAGAACTGTTCGCCTTCCACCTGCCTAAAGCTACACTATCAAACTTAATA GACATATTTGTGACCCTCTGCGAGCTGGACAATGATAAGTACTTCATGTGCAACGTGGATGACTTCAAGTTCCTTGCCGATGTGATAGAGCATGTTCCACTGCCATTGCGGGCCAGATATGTCTTCTGCTGTTCACCTATACCAAAGAAACAGCCATTTGTGTGTACCATGTTTTTGAAG TTTGCAAGACAGTTCAGTCGAGGAGAACCCCTGACACTAGATTGGCTGTGTAGACAGGTTGGCTGGCCTGTCCAGGCTCCTCTCACCATCGTGGACCTGGTACATCTCGAAGGTGTCTTTGATGTGTTAGATCTCTATCTGTGGCTCAGCTATCGATTCATGGACATGTTCCCGGATGCCGTACATGTGcgtgatatgcaacaagaattgGACAAAATCATTCAGTTGGGCGTGTTTAACATCACCCAACTTTTGAAAACGAGTGagacaaatatttcaaatggGCCTACTGATGACGAGGACgattttgaaattaagaaacGAGGTCGGAGATCACAGCGGGGACGTTTACCAGACACTGCTCTCGATTTGGATCTTAATGAAAAACCTAAGTCTCTTGCAGACAGATTTAAAATGGCCAAGGCAGTCAAAGCGGCCAAAATGCCAACGGGTAAAGTGACTGAGGAATTGATCAAACAGGGACTCCTTACACCAGAGTTGGTGGATAAATTACAAAAGGAATGGAGTGAGCAGGTTGATCAGGACAAAAGTAGAAATGGGGATGGAAATGGGTCATTGAGCGGGGGTGGGTTGAGGAAGAATCCAAGGAGACGGTAG
- the LOC135489613 gene encoding N-acetyl-D-glucosamine kinase-like isoform X2, translated as MVNECKQKAGLDATLPITSLGLSLSGGYEDPSCSKLLKGLKSEEFKNISENYYLCNDTKGSLATISDSGGIVLIAGTGSNCLLINPDGSSHGCGGWGHQLGDEGSAYWISQKAMKTLFDHDDGLVSSQLPVDFIRKAVYNHFAIKGNMDILEHMYTSFDKSKVAKLCKEIARGGLEENDPLCCQIFKEAGHHLGRHVQAVVRNKKTDKSLLEGSGVNGCLQVVCVGSVWKSWKLLRNGFLTGIEADKPGDVSIPAIELIKLTGSAAYGAAFLGAKSILYDLPIKHFKYGDSFFMEKKGEPAVVTVTSH; from the exons ATGGTGAACGAGTGTAAACAAAAGGCTGGCTTGGATGCGACTCTGCCCATCACATCACTG GGTCTTTCTCTCAGTGGTGGTTATGAAGATCCGAGCTGCAGCAAACTTTTAAAGGGTCTCAAGTCGGAGGAATTTAAAAATATCAGTGAAAATTACTACTTATGCAATGACACAAAGGGTTCCTTAGCTACAATAAGTGATTCAG GTGGCATTGTGCTGATAGCAGGAACTGGTTCAAACTGCCTCCTCATCAATCCTGATGGGTCATCACATGGCTGTGGTGGTTGGGGGCATCAACTTGGAGACGAGGGATCAG CATACTGGATCTCTCAGAAGGCGATGAAGACCCTatttgatcatgatgatggacTCGTCTCCTCACAACTTCCTGTTGACTTCATCAGGAAGGCAGTTTATAATCATTTCGCT ATCAAGGGTAACATGGACATTCTAGAGCACATGTACACAAGTTTTGACAAATCCAAAGTGGCAAAACTATGCAAGGAAATAGCCAGAG GAGGTTTAGAAGAGAATGATCCACTTTGTTGCCAAATCTTCAAAGAGGCAGGCCACCACCTGGGGAGACATGTCCAGGCAGTCGTGCGCAATAAGAAAACTGACAAG AGTCTCCTAGAGGGTAGTGGCGTAAACGGTTGCCTGCAGGTTGTATGTGTTGGCTCTGTCTGGAAGAGCTGGAAGCTCTTGCGAAATG GTTTCCTAACGGGGATAGAAGCCGACAAACCAGGCGATGTCAGTATACCTGCCATAGAACTAATCAAACTGACGGGATCTGCAGCATATGGTGCAGCATTCCTTGGAGCCAAGTCCATCCTATACGACCTTCCTATCAAGCATTTTAAATACGGAGATTCATTCTTCATGGAAAAGAAGGGGGAACCAGCTGTTGTAACTGTCACAAGTCATTGA
- the LOC135489613 gene encoding N-acetyl-D-glucosamine kinase-like isoform X1 — protein MSWRQFFGGIEGGGTHSNMVLLTGDGECVAESEEGCTNHFLVGIEDCLKRIQAMVNECKQKAGLDATLPITSLGLSLSGGYEDPSCSKLLKGLKSEEFKNISENYYLCNDTKGSLATISDSGGIVLIAGTGSNCLLINPDGSSHGCGGWGHQLGDEGSAYWISQKAMKTLFDHDDGLVSSQLPVDFIRKAVYNHFAIKGNMDILEHMYTSFDKSKVAKLCKEIARGGLEENDPLCCQIFKEAGHHLGRHVQAVVRNKKTDKSLLEGSGVNGCLQVVCVGSVWKSWKLLRNGFLTGIEADKPGDVSIPAIELIKLTGSAAYGAAFLGAKSILYDLPIKHFKYGDSFFMEKKGEPAVVTVTSH, from the exons ATGTCCTGGCGGCAATTTTTTGGTGGTATTGAGGG GGGTGGAACCCATTCTAACATGGTGCTCCTGACAGGGGATGGAGAGTGTGTTGCAGAGAGTGAGGAAGGCTGTACGAACCACTTT CTGGTGGGTATAGAAGACTGTCTCAAGAGAATCCAAGCGATGGTGAACGAGTGTAAACAAAAGGCTGGCTTGGATGCGACTCTGCCCATCACATCACTG GGTCTTTCTCTCAGTGGTGGTTATGAAGATCCGAGCTGCAGCAAACTTTTAAAGGGTCTCAAGTCGGAGGAATTTAAAAATATCAGTGAAAATTACTACTTATGCAATGACACAAAGGGTTCCTTAGCTACAATAAGTGATTCAG GTGGCATTGTGCTGATAGCAGGAACTGGTTCAAACTGCCTCCTCATCAATCCTGATGGGTCATCACATGGCTGTGGTGGTTGGGGGCATCAACTTGGAGACGAGGGATCAG CATACTGGATCTCTCAGAAGGCGATGAAGACCCTatttgatcatgatgatggacTCGTCTCCTCACAACTTCCTGTTGACTTCATCAGGAAGGCAGTTTATAATCATTTCGCT ATCAAGGGTAACATGGACATTCTAGAGCACATGTACACAAGTTTTGACAAATCCAAAGTGGCAAAACTATGCAAGGAAATAGCCAGAG GAGGTTTAGAAGAGAATGATCCACTTTGTTGCCAAATCTTCAAAGAGGCAGGCCACCACCTGGGGAGACATGTCCAGGCAGTCGTGCGCAATAAGAAAACTGACAAG AGTCTCCTAGAGGGTAGTGGCGTAAACGGTTGCCTGCAGGTTGTATGTGTTGGCTCTGTCTGGAAGAGCTGGAAGCTCTTGCGAAATG GTTTCCTAACGGGGATAGAAGCCGACAAACCAGGCGATGTCAGTATACCTGCCATAGAACTAATCAAACTGACGGGATCTGCAGCATATGGTGCAGCATTCCTTGGAGCCAAGTCCATCCTATACGACCTTCCTATCAAGCATTTTAAATACGGAGATTCATTCTTCATGGAAAAGAAGGGGGAACCAGCTGTTGTAACTGTCACAAGTCATTGA
- the LOC135489609 gene encoding BRISC complex subunit abraxas 2-like, which produces MAASVSGAVLSSLFFDQTNSKGDQEGFLLGQVSSRITDTITDTQLNNIKEEHTICINSFLPCKGTYSFYTSSGGIAEEKLFKVLHGREKDVVGWYKFRRNSSLQISMREKVVHQKLVNHFPGKQATHFLFGLFGTTTTANSSTHNFDCTVFQLQNGAFRGIPLQIVNLGDAAQSQYKVSTKADDKQNATMYGGIIHQYESVFSDKEGEITQVHQIQEMNSTMHRKLRNLCHGITQSECEVEALVREVEHLHHKVKDREKHIEKTESLIDFKAAVNIPKSSVAPTYSVPIEMDKTLLIGRSATPTDTRSTPSPTPSSGSTSSPTTTTTSKPKNSDPFHFVSDMLKSHKEPKLNSKPAAKSSSLPRQVKHELNMNYDKSKTNSLKVSSRARNNGHSGDGSNEDSRSQDSSDDYEKSASPMSIGSDLNNDIEPLPGSMSPVY; this is translated from the exons ATGGCGGCGAGTGTTAGTGGAGCTGTGCTTTCCTCTTTATTTTTCGATCAAACCAACTCAAAAGGAGATCAG GAAGGGTTCCTGCTTGGACAGGTTTCAAGTCGGATCACTGACACGATAACTGACACACAGCTGAATAATATAAAAGAAGAGCATACGATAT GCATCAACTCCTTTCTGCCATGTAAAGGAACATACAGCTTTTATACAAGTTCTGGAGGAATCGCCGAGGAAAAACTATTCAAAGTCTTACATGGGAGAGAGAAA gacGTAGTTGGTTGGTACAAGTTCCGGCGCAATTCCTCATTACAAATTTCCATGCGAGAGAAGGTTGTCCATCAGAAATTAGTCAATCACTTCCCTGGTAAACAGGCAACTCACTTCCTCTTTGGTCTTTTTGGAACTACTACCACAGCGAACTCATCCACTCACAACTTTGACTGCACAGTTTTCCAGTTACAAAATGG TGCTTTTAGAGGGATTCCATTGCAAATAGTCAACCTAGGCGATGCCGCTCAGTCCCAGTATAAAGTGTCCACCAAAGCTGATGACAAACAAAATGCTACTATGTATGGGGGAATTATACATCAATATGA ATCGGTGTTCAGTGACAAAGAAGGTGAAATCACCCAAGTTCACCAAATACAAGAAATGAATTCTACAATGCATCGAAAGCTTCGGAACTTATGCCATGGCATCACACAGAGCGAGTGCGAGGTGGAAGCTCTGGTCAGAGAGGTGGAACATCTGCATCACAAGGTCAAGGACAGAGAGAAACACATTGAAAAAACAG AGAGCCTCATTGACTTCAAAGCAGCCGTGAACATCCCAAAATCTTCTGTTGCTCCAACCTACAGTGTTCCTATTGAGATGGATAAAACCCTTCTCATTGGTCGTTCTGCTACACCCACAGACACTCGTTCAACACCATCACCAACACCCTCATCGGGTTCAACATCATCACCGACAACCACTACCACATCTAAACCAAAGAACAGCGATCCTTTTCATTTTGTGAGCGACATGTTAAAAAGTCACAAGGAGCCTAAACTGAATTCAAAACCTGCTGCGAAATCGAGCAGTTTGCCACGCCAAGTGAAACATGAATTGAATATGAATTATGACAAATCAAAAACGAAttctttaaaagtttcttctcgCGCTAGGAATAACGGACACTCTGGTGATGGCAGTAACGAGGATTCCAGGAGTCAGGACTCGAGTGATGATTATGAAAAGAGTGCATCTCCAATGTCGATTGGAAGTGATCTGAACAATGACATTGAGCCATTACCTGGGTCGATGTCTCCAGTGTATTAA